One Micromonospora eburnea genomic region harbors:
- a CDS encoding M28 family peptidase: MGVPPTRPADRALARPRRRLPAAVAALAALLAVGAGVLVDLATPAPRPADAPADQFSAERAYQHVKVIAARPHVAGSAANDQVREHLVGVLRGLGLETEVQDTVAPEAGQLSGAAGGATLARVRNVVARLPGTDSTGRVFLVAHYDSVQSGPGGNDDAAGSSAVLEVARALTAGPRPRNDVVFVLTDAEEACLCGASGFAAGHPLAADGGVVLNLEARGSTGPVIMFETSRNNAKLVDVFGRAARHPVGTSFAVEIYRALPNDTDFTAFLDHDFVGLNSAYIDGGAIYHTPLDVPAAMDRGSLQMHGDNALGLAREFGRSDLRDLRSGHDATYFPVPGGLVRYPGWLALPLALAALVAVGLLGWLLRRRGRATAGRLAAGVGLTLAPIVLAPLGAWLLWAAITTIRPGYAELLDPYRPVWYRLAVVALAAAILFTWYALTRRRVGPAALAFGGLTWLALFGVLLAVLVPGGAYLATLPALAGALAGLAALATRLDGPWPVVAVTLSGAVAVVILLPTVVLLFPALGMAMGGVAALFAVLLGLAALPVVDLLHPQAGGQRGLLALRARRLGALPAAAAGLAAVVLAGVGLAVDRFDAAHPVPTHLMYGLDADTGKAMWITHEEDPQPWTAQYVDDRATVSHYFPALGDDVFEIGDAPAVALPPPAVTVLSDTTAGTSRTLRVRVTPQRPVRVLSLHVDSEPDPGSATVTAASAAGVPLPVKPVQPGSSWGFGLVFHAPPPEGVEVTLTLRTRAEKVELRAMDASDGLDGVPGFRPRPADVGVVGSHSSEMLAVARTYSL, encoded by the coding sequence GTGGGCGTACCCCCGACCCGCCCCGCCGACCGGGCGCTGGCCCGGCCGCGCCGCCGGCTGCCCGCCGCGGTCGCCGCGCTCGCCGCACTGCTCGCGGTCGGCGCCGGTGTCCTGGTCGACCTGGCCACCCCGGCGCCGCGCCCGGCCGACGCGCCGGCGGACCAGTTCAGCGCCGAGCGGGCGTACCAGCATGTCAAGGTCATCGCGGCCCGGCCGCACGTCGCCGGCAGCGCCGCCAACGACCAGGTACGCGAGCACCTGGTGGGCGTGCTGCGCGGGCTCGGCCTGGAGACCGAGGTGCAGGACACCGTCGCACCGGAGGCCGGGCAGCTCAGCGGGGCGGCCGGCGGGGCGACCCTGGCCCGGGTCCGCAACGTGGTGGCCCGGCTGCCCGGCACCGACTCGACCGGCCGGGTCTTCCTGGTGGCCCACTACGACTCGGTGCAGTCCGGGCCGGGCGGCAACGACGACGCGGCCGGCAGCTCCGCCGTCCTGGAGGTGGCCCGGGCGCTCACCGCCGGTCCGCGCCCGCGCAACGACGTCGTCTTCGTGCTCACCGACGCGGAGGAGGCGTGCCTGTGCGGCGCCTCCGGGTTCGCCGCCGGCCACCCGCTGGCCGCGGACGGCGGGGTGGTGCTCAACCTGGAGGCGCGCGGCAGCACCGGCCCGGTGATCATGTTCGAGACGTCCCGGAACAACGCGAAGCTGGTGGACGTCTTCGGCCGGGCCGCCCGGCACCCGGTGGGCACCTCGTTCGCGGTGGAGATCTACCGGGCGCTGCCGAACGACACCGACTTCACCGCCTTCCTGGACCACGACTTCGTCGGCCTCAACTCGGCGTACATCGACGGTGGCGCGATCTACCACACCCCGCTGGACGTGCCGGCGGCGATGGACCGGGGCAGCCTCCAGATGCACGGCGACAACGCGCTCGGCCTGGCCCGCGAGTTCGGCCGTAGCGACCTGCGTGACCTGCGCTCCGGCCACGACGCCACCTACTTCCCGGTGCCGGGCGGGCTGGTCCGCTATCCCGGCTGGCTGGCCCTGCCGCTGGCCCTGGCCGCCCTGGTCGCGGTCGGGCTGCTCGGCTGGCTGCTGCGCCGTCGCGGCCGGGCCACCGCCGGCCGGCTGGCCGCCGGCGTCGGGCTCACCCTGGCGCCGATCGTGCTCGCCCCGTTGGGCGCGTGGCTGCTCTGGGCCGCGATCACCACGATCCGCCCCGGGTACGCCGAGCTGCTCGACCCGTACCGGCCGGTCTGGTACCGGCTCGCCGTGGTGGCGCTCGCCGCCGCGATCCTGTTCACCTGGTACGCGCTGACCCGCCGCCGGGTCGGACCGGCCGCCCTCGCGTTCGGCGGGCTGACCTGGCTGGCGTTGTTCGGCGTACTCCTCGCGGTGCTGGTGCCGGGGGGCGCGTACCTGGCCACGCTGCCCGCGCTGGCCGGCGCGCTCGCCGGCCTGGCGGCGCTGGCCACCCGGCTGGACGGCCCGTGGCCGGTGGTCGCGGTGACCCTGTCCGGCGCGGTGGCCGTGGTGATCCTGCTGCCCACCGTGGTGCTGCTCTTCCCGGCGCTGGGCATGGCGATGGGCGGGGTCGCCGCGCTCTTCGCGGTCCTGCTCGGGCTGGCCGCGCTGCCGGTGGTGGACCTGCTGCACCCGCAGGCCGGCGGCCAGCGGGGCCTGCTGGCGTTGCGGGCCCGTCGGCTGGGCGCGCTGCCGGCGGCCGCCGCCGGGCTCGCCGCCGTGGTGCTCGCCGGGGTCGGCCTGGCCGTGGACCGCTTCGACGCCGCCCACCCCGTGCCCACCCACCTGATGTACGGCTTGGACGCGGACACCGGCAAGGCGATGTGGATCACGCACGAGGAGGATCCGCAACCGTGGACCGCGCAGTACGTCGACGACCGGGCGACCGTCTCCCACTACTTCCCCGCGCTCGGCGACGACGTCTTCGAAATCGGTGACGCCCCCGCGGTGGCCCTGCCGCCACCGGCCGTCACGGTGCTCTCCGACACCACCGCCGGCACCTCGCGCACGCTGCGGGTACGGGTGACCCCGCAGCGGCCGGTCCGCGTGCTCTCGTTGCACGTCGACTCCGAGCCCGACCCGGGCTCGGCGACGGTCACCGCGGCCAGCGCGGCCGGCGTGCCGCTGCCGGTCAAGCCGGTGCAGCCGGGAAGTTCCTGGGGCTTCGGTCTGGTGTTCCACGCCCCGCCACCGGAGGGTGTCGAGGTGACCCTCACCCTGCGTACGCGGGCGGAGAAGGTGGAGCTGCGGGCGATGGACGCCAGCGACGGCCTGGACGGGGTGCCCGGCTTCCGCCCCCGCCCGGCGGACGTCGGTGTGGTCGGGTCGCACAGCTCCGAGATGTTGGCGGTGGCGCGCACCTATTCGCTGTGA
- a CDS encoding GNAT family N-acetyltransferase, whose amino-acid sequence MNDLRIRDRTAADLPHCVAVLTEVHRLDRYPLNWPDDPELWLSPTNALHAWVAETAQGAIVGHVALHDVGSAADDPASMPAAEVSRLFVAPGARGYNVGGQLLAHARRWAAGRRLPLVLEIVDHPRSGPAITLYERTGWRHTHTATATWTGPDGDPVRLRRYTLTEDA is encoded by the coding sequence GTGAATGACCTCAGGATCCGCGACCGGACCGCCGCTGACCTGCCACACTGCGTCGCGGTCCTCACCGAGGTGCATCGCCTCGACCGCTACCCGCTGAACTGGCCGGACGACCCGGAACTGTGGCTGTCGCCGACCAACGCACTGCACGCGTGGGTCGCGGAGACAGCACAGGGCGCCATCGTCGGTCATGTCGCCCTTCACGACGTCGGTTCCGCCGCGGACGACCCCGCGTCGATGCCCGCAGCCGAGGTCAGCCGCCTGTTCGTCGCACCGGGCGCCCGTGGCTACAACGTCGGAGGCCAGCTCCTGGCCCACGCCCGCCGATGGGCCGCCGGACGCCGGCTCCCGCTCGTCCTGGAGATCGTCGACCACCCACGTTCAGGCCCCGCCATCACCCTCTACGAGCGCACCGGCTGGCGGCACACCCACACGGCCACCGCCACCTGGACCGGCCCAGACGGCGACCCCGTCCGGCTGCGCCGATACACCCTCACCGAGGACGCCTGA
- a CDS encoding Smr/MutS family protein: MKLKLDLHDIFNKGHDIDRALRGIMDEAVAKKATLVEIIPGKGSGQLKKRVLRFLDQKDVKQLYHRVEKDSKNFGRLFVHFRWK, from the coding sequence GTGAAGCTCAAGCTCGATCTCCACGACATCTTCAACAAGGGCCACGACATCGACCGTGCCCTGCGCGGGATCATGGACGAGGCGGTGGCGAAGAAGGCCACCCTCGTGGAGATCATCCCCGGCAAGGGCTCCGGCCAGCTCAAGAAGCGGGTGCTGCGCTTCCTCGACCAGAAGGACGTCAAGCAGCTCTATCACCGGGTCGAGAAGGACTCCAAGAACTTCGGCCGGCTCTTCGTCCACTTCCGCTGGAAGTAG
- a CDS encoding tetratricopeptide repeat protein — protein sequence MDLLAEYRRATMFFEAGDPTGAARLLEPIVEAEPGNSSVRQLLARAYFQSAQLSRAEEQLRELVDRDPSDHYAHHVLGRTLERLNRPTDALRHLRIAAAMHSTNADYAAALRRVESRVNRGR from the coding sequence GTGGATCTTCTGGCGGAGTACCGGCGGGCGACCATGTTCTTCGAAGCGGGTGACCCGACCGGAGCGGCGCGGCTGCTCGAACCGATCGTCGAGGCGGAGCCCGGCAACTCCTCGGTCCGGCAGCTGCTGGCCCGGGCGTACTTCCAGTCGGCCCAGCTCAGCCGGGCCGAGGAGCAGCTACGCGAGCTGGTCGACCGGGACCCGAGCGACCACTACGCGCACCACGTGCTCGGCCGTACGCTGGAGCGGCTGAACCGGCCGACCGACGCGCTGCGACACCTGCGTATCGCGGCGGCCATGCACTCGACCAACGCCGACTACGCGGCGGCGCTGCGCCGGGTGGAGAGCCGGGTCAACCGCGGTCGCTGA
- a CDS encoding ROK family protein — protein sequence MATTLAIDCGGGGIKASVLDAAGTMRARPLRVPTPYPLPPALFVKTLLDLAGSLPAADRLTVGMPGMIRHGVVVATPHYVTRSGPRSRIDPELVAEWSGYDARSALAEAFGIPALVLNDAEVHGAGVVAGTGCELVLTLGTGLGSALFDGGLLAPHLELSHAPVRWNTTYDTYIGEPERRRLGDAFWSRRIRQVVEGLRPVFRWDRLYLGGGNSRLIRPEQLARMGDDVVVVPNTAGIVGGVRAWDLVGDRYYPTS from the coding sequence GTGGCGACCACTCTGGCGATCGACTGTGGCGGCGGCGGGATCAAGGCCTCGGTGCTGGACGCCGCGGGCACCATGCGCGCCCGGCCGCTGCGGGTGCCCACGCCGTACCCGCTGCCGCCCGCGCTCTTCGTCAAGACGCTGCTGGACCTGGCCGGCAGCCTGCCGGCGGCGGACCGGCTCACGGTCGGGATGCCCGGCATGATCCGGCACGGCGTGGTGGTGGCCACCCCGCACTACGTCACCCGGTCCGGGCCGCGCAGCAGAATCGACCCGGAACTGGTCGCCGAGTGGTCCGGGTACGACGCGCGCAGCGCGCTCGCCGAGGCGTTCGGCATCCCGGCGCTGGTGCTCAACGACGCCGAGGTGCACGGCGCGGGCGTGGTCGCCGGGACGGGGTGCGAGCTGGTGCTGACCCTCGGCACCGGGCTGGGCAGCGCGCTCTTCGACGGCGGGCTGCTCGCCCCGCACCTGGAGTTGTCGCACGCGCCGGTCCGCTGGAACACCACCTACGACACGTACATCGGGGAGCCGGAACGCCGCCGCCTCGGCGATGCGTTCTGGTCCCGGCGGATCCGCCAGGTCGTGGAGGGGCTGCGGCCGGTCTTCCGCTGGGACCGGCTCTATCTGGGCGGGGGCAACTCCCGGCTGATCCGGCCGGAACAGCTGGCCCGGATGGGCGACGACGTGGTGGTCGTCCCGAACACGGCCGGGATCGTCGGCGGGGTCCGGGCCTGGGACCTGGTGGGCGACCGGTACTACCCGACATCCTGA
- a CDS encoding ABC-F family ATP-binding cassette domain-containing protein yields MSATLIAKDLTAGHGDRLLFADLDLVVAPGDVVGLVGVNGAGKSTLLRTLAGLQPREQGSVALNPPTATVGYLPQEPERRPGESVRGFLARRTGVAAAQAALDAATEALTAGAAGADDAYAVALERWLDLGGADLDERAEQVAAELGLGVDLEHPMTGLSGGQAARAGLASLLLSRYDVFLLDEPTNDLDLAGLDRLERFVTGLRAGTVLVSHDREFLTRTVTRVLELDLHQRQVRHYGGGYAAYLEEREVARRHAREEYEEYADTRAELEARARMQRAWMEKGVKNARRKATDNDKIGRKFRTESTEKQAAKAKQTARLIERLEVVEEPRKEWELRMEIAAAPRAGAVVASLRGGVVRRGGFTLGPVDLQIDWGDRVAITGANGSGKSTLLAALLGRLPLDEGHAALGPGVVVGEVDQARGLFLGDRPLLDAFGAAVPELSPADVRTLLAKFGLRADHVLRPAATLSPGERTRAALALLQGRGVNLLVLDEPTNHLDLPAIEQLESALATYQGTLLLVTHDRRMLEAVSVNRRLRVDAGRIAED; encoded by the coding sequence ATGAGCGCCACATTGATCGCCAAGGACCTCACCGCCGGCCACGGTGACCGGCTGCTCTTCGCCGACCTGGACCTGGTCGTCGCCCCCGGCGACGTGGTCGGGCTGGTCGGGGTGAACGGCGCCGGCAAGTCGACGCTGCTGCGTACGCTCGCCGGGCTACAGCCGCGGGAGCAGGGCTCGGTGGCTCTGAACCCGCCCACCGCCACCGTCGGCTACCTGCCCCAGGAGCCGGAGCGCCGGCCGGGCGAGTCGGTTCGGGGCTTCCTGGCCCGGCGTACCGGGGTGGCGGCGGCGCAGGCCGCGCTGGACGCCGCCACCGAGGCGCTCACCGCCGGGGCCGCAGGCGCCGACGACGCGTACGCCGTCGCGCTGGAGCGCTGGCTCGACCTCGGCGGCGCGGATCTGGACGAGCGCGCCGAGCAGGTGGCCGCCGAGCTGGGCCTGGGCGTCGACCTGGAACATCCGATGACCGGGCTCTCCGGCGGGCAGGCGGCCCGGGCCGGGCTGGCCTCGCTGCTGCTCAGCCGGTACGACGTCTTCCTGCTCGACGAGCCCACCAACGATCTTGACCTGGCCGGGCTGGACCGGCTGGAACGGTTCGTCACCGGGCTGCGCGCCGGAACCGTGCTGGTCAGCCACGATCGTGAGTTCCTCACCCGCACCGTGACCCGGGTGCTGGAGCTGGACCTGCACCAGCGACAGGTCCGGCACTACGGCGGCGGCTACGCGGCCTACCTGGAGGAGCGGGAGGTGGCCCGCCGGCACGCCCGCGAGGAGTACGAGGAGTACGCCGACACCCGGGCCGAGCTGGAGGCACGGGCCCGGATGCAGCGCGCCTGGATGGAGAAGGGCGTGAAGAACGCCCGGCGCAAGGCCACCGACAACGACAAGATCGGCCGCAAGTTCCGGACCGAGTCCACCGAGAAGCAGGCGGCGAAGGCCAAGCAGACCGCGCGGCTGATCGAGCGGCTGGAGGTGGTCGAGGAGCCCCGCAAGGAGTGGGAGCTGCGGATGGAGATCGCCGCCGCGCCCCGCGCCGGCGCGGTGGTGGCCTCGCTGCGGGGCGGCGTCGTACGCCGGGGCGGCTTCACCCTCGGCCCGGTGGATCTCCAGATCGACTGGGGCGACCGGGTGGCGATCACCGGGGCGAACGGCTCCGGCAAGTCCACCCTGCTCGCCGCGCTGCTGGGCCGACTGCCGCTGGACGAGGGCCACGCCGCGCTCGGCCCGGGGGTGGTGGTGGGCGAGGTCGACCAGGCCCGGGGGCTCTTCCTCGGCGACCGGCCCCTGCTGGACGCCTTCGGCGCCGCCGTGCCGGAGCTGAGCCCGGCGGACGTGCGGACGCTGCTGGCCAAGTTCGGCCTGCGCGCCGACCACGTGCTGCGGCCGGCGGCGACCCTCTCCCCCGGCGAGCGGACCCGGGCCGCGCTGGCCCTGCTCCAGGGGCGCGGGGTGAATCTGCTGGTGCTGGACGAGCCGACCAACCACCTGGATCTGCCGGCGATCGAGCAGCTGGAGTCGGCCCTGGCCACGTACCAGGGCACGCTGCTGCTGGTGACCCACGACCGGCGGATGCTGGAGGCGGTGAGCGTCAACCGACGGCTGCGGGTGGACGCCGGACGGATCGCCGAGGACTGA
- a CDS encoding methyltransferase domain-containing protein: protein MVTMGQSPPSAERLRTVDGFLTEAWADLARYDERLRPLAVEVRFDRGVAHLSGEVADPSELRLVRDLVGRLAGVLGVWCRVAVAGRAPVVVDLGCGATKQWPGNLGLDIYPAPGVDAVADLSGSLPLADDSVDVFFAVHILEHLIDFLPLVDECHRVLRPGGVLHVMSPWWRHVNAVADPTHVRLLDVQTVKGICGQRPPGTPRWYPLHVGCDGASIFADLTPLAPDAPPPPASHLARFFD from the coding sequence ATGGTCACGATGGGGCAGTCCCCACCCTCGGCGGAGCGGCTGCGTACGGTCGACGGGTTCCTCACCGAGGCATGGGCCGATCTGGCCCGGTACGACGAGCGGCTGCGTCCGCTGGCCGTCGAGGTGCGCTTCGACCGGGGTGTGGCCCACCTCAGCGGCGAGGTCGCCGACCCGAGCGAACTGCGGCTGGTCCGGGACCTGGTGGGCCGCCTCGCCGGGGTGCTCGGGGTCTGGTGCCGGGTGGCCGTCGCCGGCCGGGCACCGGTGGTGGTGGACCTGGGCTGCGGGGCGACCAAGCAGTGGCCGGGCAACCTCGGGCTGGACATCTACCCGGCACCCGGGGTGGACGCGGTCGCCGACCTGTCCGGCTCGCTGCCGCTCGCCGACGACTCGGTGGACGTGTTCTTCGCGGTGCACATCCTGGAGCACCTGATCGACTTCCTGCCGCTGGTCGACGAGTGCCACCGGGTGCTCCGGCCGGGGGGCGTGCTGCACGTGATGAGCCCCTGGTGGCGGCACGTGAACGCGGTGGCCGACCCGACCCACGTACGGCTGCTGGACGTGCAGACCGTCAAGGGCATCTGCGGTCAGCGCCCGCCCGGCACCCCGCGCTGGTATCCACTGCACGTCGGCTGCGACGGCGCATCGATCTTCGCCGACCTCACCCCGCTCGCCCCTGACGCCCCGCCGCCACCCGCCTCCCACCTGGCCCGCTTCTTCGACTGA
- a CDS encoding phospholipase D-like domain-containing protein produces MFRTVRRALAVALTATLAATLTATVLTPAAPAAAAVTSGAVFNNPTVASQQYAIIDHLRGLIQNAAAGSTIRVAMYHFTLTRMSNDLIAAHDRGVNVQLVLDSESRSYPAVVDLVNKLGTSRANPSWVTICTTGRACIGNLNTPIMHNKFFLFSNTSGSTNVLVQSSANWTNDNAEKYWNNAVTLVGNTAVYNAYVAYFNDLAAQVKNNDYYRTTSSGNAKSYFFPRAGSGASTDTIYNMLDENVTCEGNTSVGTATGRTMIRIGMWYFSRNAIASKLRELADRKCWVEVVYTEMDSDVRSILGGHDRIKLYRISGTNIVHSKYMLIEGTYAGLRDTKWVMTGSHNYSNAALRENDEALLRIQSAAIHDQYRSNFWALRAAGVPQS; encoded by the coding sequence ATGTTTCGTACCGTTCGTCGGGCTCTCGCTGTCGCCCTGACCGCGACCCTCGCCGCCACTCTCACCGCCACCGTCCTGACCCCCGCCGCGCCGGCCGCCGCCGCCGTCACCAGCGGCGCCGTCTTCAACAATCCCACCGTCGCCAGCCAGCAGTACGCGATCATCGACCACCTGCGGGGTCTGATCCAGAACGCCGCCGCGGGTTCGACCATCCGGGTCGCGATGTACCACTTCACCCTCACCCGGATGTCGAACGATTTGATCGCCGCGCACGATCGCGGCGTCAACGTCCAGCTCGTACTGGACAGCGAGTCCCGGAGCTACCCGGCGGTCGTCGACCTCGTCAACAAGCTGGGCACCAGCCGGGCCAACCCTTCCTGGGTCACCATCTGCACGACCGGCCGGGCCTGCATCGGCAACCTGAACACGCCGATCATGCACAACAAGTTCTTCCTCTTCTCCAACACGTCCGGCTCGACGAACGTGCTGGTGCAGAGTTCCGCGAACTGGACCAACGACAACGCGGAGAAGTACTGGAACAACGCGGTGACGCTGGTCGGGAACACCGCCGTCTACAACGCGTACGTCGCCTACTTCAACGACCTGGCGGCGCAGGTGAAGAACAACGACTACTACCGGACCACGTCCAGCGGCAACGCCAAGTCGTACTTCTTCCCGCGGGCCGGGTCGGGCGCCAGCACCGACACGATCTACAACATGCTCGACGAGAACGTCACCTGCGAGGGCAACACCTCGGTCGGCACCGCGACCGGGCGCACCATGATCCGGATCGGGATGTGGTATTTCAGCCGCAACGCCATCGCCAGCAAGCTACGCGAACTGGCCGACCGGAAGTGCTGGGTCGAGGTCGTCTACACCGAGATGGACTCGGACGTGCGGAGCATCCTCGGCGGGCACGACCGGATCAAGCTCTACCGGATCAGCGGCACCAACATCGTCCACTCCAAGTACATGTTGATCGAGGGGACGTACGCCGGCCTGCGGGACACCAAGTGGGTGATGACCGGCAGCCACAACTACTCCAACGCGGCGCTGCGGGAGAACGACGAGGCACTGCTGCGGATCCAGTCGGCGGCCATCCACGACCAGTACCGGTCGAACTTCTGGGCGCTGCGCGCCGCAGGCGTACCGCAGAGCTGA
- a CDS encoding glycoside hydrolase family 10 protein yields MKATRLSAAGLAVALLGALTAGTPARAADTDSTTGSSTTCAIDPATPKRQFRAMWIASVTNIDWPSKASQTAPDQVAKQKSEYLGWLDLAQRLNHNAVVVQVRPTADAFWPSPYEPWSEYLTGVRGQDPGWDPLAFLVEESHKRNLEFHAWFNPYRVSMPAPGAGADLAKLAPNHPARQHPDWVFAYPPAGVAGSRLYYNPGIPEVREFVETAMMDAVNRYDVDGVHFDDYFYPYPSGTYQVPDDAAFAQYNRGFTDRADWRRDNINLLMQEMNAKIKAVKPWVKFGASPFGIWRNKSADPAGSDTTGSQSYDIISADTRKWIKEGWIDYVVPQLYWYIGQYPAADYGRLVPWWAEQVRGTDVQLYIGQADYKSGDPAYGADWMDPRELSDHLTLNRSYPEVLGNVHFSAVQVRENRLGATDIYAAEHYSRPALVPAMSQLPAKPLQHPVITGVDRADDGVRLTWHQPANGKGPFGTATSYAIYRFDGAGQVDGCALADASHLVANVRGTDGDVQSWVDTDAQAGQAYTYYVTALDRVWNESPASPARFVR; encoded by the coding sequence ATGAAGGCAACTCGGCTCAGCGCCGCCGGGCTGGCCGTGGCGCTGCTCGGCGCACTCACCGCCGGCACCCCCGCGCGCGCCGCGGACACCGACAGCACCACCGGATCCTCGACCACCTGCGCCATCGACCCGGCCACCCCCAAGCGGCAGTTCCGGGCCATGTGGATCGCATCGGTGACCAACATCGACTGGCCCAGCAAGGCGTCCCAGACCGCCCCGGACCAGGTAGCCAAGCAGAAGTCCGAATACCTGGGCTGGCTCGACCTGGCTCAGCGGCTCAACCACAACGCCGTCGTGGTCCAGGTCCGCCCGACCGCCGACGCGTTCTGGCCGTCGCCGTACGAGCCGTGGTCGGAGTACCTGACCGGGGTACGCGGCCAGGACCCGGGCTGGGACCCGCTGGCCTTCCTCGTCGAGGAGTCGCACAAGCGGAACCTGGAGTTCCACGCCTGGTTCAACCCGTACCGGGTCTCGATGCCGGCCCCGGGCGCGGGCGCGGACCTGGCGAAGCTCGCGCCGAACCACCCGGCCCGGCAGCACCCGGACTGGGTGTTCGCGTACCCGCCGGCCGGGGTGGCCGGCAGCCGGCTCTACTACAACCCCGGCATCCCGGAGGTCCGCGAGTTCGTCGAGACCGCGATGATGGACGCGGTCAACCGGTACGACGTCGACGGCGTGCACTTCGACGACTACTTCTACCCGTACCCGAGCGGCACCTACCAGGTGCCGGACGACGCCGCGTTCGCCCAGTACAACCGGGGCTTCACCGACCGGGCCGACTGGCGGCGGGACAACATCAACCTGCTGATGCAGGAGATGAACGCCAAGATCAAGGCGGTCAAGCCGTGGGTGAAGTTCGGGGCCAGCCCGTTCGGCATCTGGCGGAACAAGTCGGCCGACCCGGCCGGCTCGGACACCACCGGCTCGCAGTCGTACGACATCATCTCCGCCGACACCCGTAAGTGGATCAAGGAGGGGTGGATCGACTACGTGGTGCCGCAGCTCTACTGGTACATCGGCCAGTACCCGGCGGCCGACTACGGCCGGCTGGTGCCCTGGTGGGCCGAGCAGGTGCGTGGCACCGACGTCCAGCTCTACATCGGCCAGGCCGACTACAAGAGCGGTGACCCGGCGTACGGGGCGGACTGGATGGACCCGCGCGAACTGTCGGACCACCTGACGCTCAACCGGTCCTACCCGGAGGTGCTCGGCAACGTGCACTTCTCCGCGGTGCAGGTGCGGGAGAACCGACTTGGCGCCACCGACATCTACGCCGCCGAGCACTACTCCCGCCCGGCGCTGGTGCCGGCCATGTCCCAGCTCCCGGCCAAGCCGCTCCAGCACCCGGTGATCACCGGAGTCGACCGGGCGGACGACGGCGTACGGCTGACCTGGCACCAGCCGGCCAACGGCAAGGGTCCGTTCGGCACCGCCACCTCGTACGCGATCTACCGGTTCGACGGCGCCGGCCAGGTCGACGGGTGTGCCCTCGCCGACGCGTCCCACCTGGTCGCCAACGTGCGCGGCACCGACGGCGACGTGCAGTCCTGGGTGGACACCGACGCCCAGGCCGGGCAGGCGTACACCTACTACGTGACCGCCCTCGACCGGGTCTGGAACGAGAGCCCGGCCAGCCCGGCGCGCTTCGTACGCTGA
- a CDS encoding class I SAM-dependent methyltransferase, producing MTTKDLRAPKRKLVPEMEGATARWYARNRASANQLAEYRRQAARLAEGLPADAAVLEVAPGPGYLAIELARLGAYRVTGLDVSHTFVELAGEAARRAGVAVTFRQGDVHELPFGADSFDLVVCQAAFKNFTRPVRALDEMHRVLRPGGRAVIQDLRADVSRANIEREVARMGIRGLDAFWTRSVLGWLRRRAVTADVFARLAAESAFGGAEVEPEGLVGLEVRLSKAGAA from the coding sequence GTGACGACCAAGGACCTGAGGGCGCCCAAGCGCAAGCTGGTGCCCGAGATGGAGGGGGCGACCGCTCGCTGGTACGCCCGCAACCGCGCCTCGGCCAACCAACTGGCCGAGTACCGCCGCCAGGCCGCCCGGCTGGCCGAGGGGTTGCCCGCCGACGCGGCGGTGCTGGAGGTGGCACCCGGCCCGGGCTATCTGGCCATCGAACTGGCCCGGCTCGGGGCGTACCGGGTCACCGGGCTGGACGTCAGCCATACGTTCGTGGAGCTGGCGGGCGAGGCGGCCCGGCGGGCCGGCGTGGCGGTGACCTTCCGCCAGGGTGACGTGCACGAGCTGCCCTTCGGGGCGGACTCGTTCGACCTGGTGGTCTGCCAGGCGGCGTTCAAGAACTTCACCCGCCCGGTGCGGGCGCTGGACGAGATGCACCGGGTGCTCCGCCCGGGCGGCCGGGCCGTGATCCAGGACCTGCGGGCCGACGTCTCCCGGGCGAACATCGAGCGGGAGGTGGCCCGGATGGGCATCCGTGGCCTGGACGCCTTCTGGACCCGGTCGGTGCTGGGGTGGCTGCGCCGTCGGGCGGTCACCGCCGACGTGTTCGCCCGGCTCGCCGCCGAGAGCGCCTTCGGTGGCGCCGAGGTCGAGCCGGAGGGCCTGGTCGGGCTGGAGGTGCGGCTCAGCAAGGCCGGCGCCGCCTGA